The Cydia splendana chromosome 8, ilCydSple1.2, whole genome shotgun sequence genome contains a region encoding:
- the LOC134793264 gene encoding neuferricin homolog isoform X1, whose product MLGKKTVLFTVIVLTASVFFRPRLEELFESCKSLLLRHENNIEGILSPSQLAEYNGLKKDKLYLALMGVVYDVTEGKRHYSSDAPYHYFVGKDGSRAFITGDFQDESEDKDNVLTLSCNELFNLINWKNTLKEKYTSFDFFAGLLIGRFYDEQGRKTEYSKLFDGKIDECKIEKEIAKKQEGKLPPCNMEWTSSEGTRVWCTRTSGGISRGWAGLPRQLYSPGGQQPRCVCVNPEDDHSSTLLKTYDNCLETSSSCYVKN is encoded by the exons ATGTTGggtaaaaaaacagttttgtttaCGGTAATTGTACTTACGGCAAGTGTTTTCTTTAGACCTCGTTTGGAGGAATTGTTTGAAAGTTGTAAAAGTTTACTTTTACGACATGAGAATAATATTGAAGGTATATTATCGCCTTCACAATTAGCAGAATACAATGGATTaaaaaaagataaactgtatttGGCTTTAATGGGTGTTGTTTACGATGTGACGGAGGGCAAAAGGCATTACAGCAGCGATGCACCATATCATTACTTTGTGG gAAAGGATGGCTCTCGAGCTTTTATAACAGGAGACTTTCAAGATGAGAGTGAAGACAAGGACAATGTGCTAACTCTGTCCTGTAATGAGTTGTTTAACTTGATCAACTGGAAGAATAccttaaaagaaaaatatacatCT TTTGATTTCTTTGCAGGTTTACTGATTGGCAGATTTTATGATGAACAGGGAAGAAAAAcagaatattcaaaattatttgaTGGCAAAATAGATGAGTGCAAAATAGAGAAGGAGATAGCTAAGAAGCAGGAGGGCAAGCTTCCGCCATGCAACATGGAGTGGACCTCCAGTGAAGGCACTCGGGTGTGGTGTACAAGGACTAG CGGTGGCATTTCAAGAGGTTGGGCTGGTCTGCCACGCCAGCTCTACAGCCCTGGGGGTCAACAGCCTCGCTGCGTCTGTGTAAACCCAGAGGATGACCACTCATCCACACTTTTGAAGACATATGACAACTGCCTAGAAACATCATCTTCATGTTATGTTAAAAATTAA
- the LOC134793264 gene encoding neuferricin homolog isoform X2: MLGKKTVLFTVIVLTASVFFRPRLEELFESCKSLLLRHENNIEGILSPSQLAEYNGLKKDKLYLALMGVVYDVTEGKRHYSSDAPYHYFVGKDGSRAFITGDFQDESEDKDNVLTLSCNELFNLINWKNTLKEKYTSVGLLIGRFYDEQGRKTEYSKLFDGKIDECKIEKEIAKKQEGKLPPCNMEWTSSEGTRVWCTRTSGGISRGWAGLPRQLYSPGGQQPRCVCVNPEDDHSSTLLKTYDNCLETSSSCYVKN; encoded by the exons ATGTTGggtaaaaaaacagttttgtttaCGGTAATTGTACTTACGGCAAGTGTTTTCTTTAGACCTCGTTTGGAGGAATTGTTTGAAAGTTGTAAAAGTTTACTTTTACGACATGAGAATAATATTGAAGGTATATTATCGCCTTCACAATTAGCAGAATACAATGGATTaaaaaaagataaactgtatttGGCTTTAATGGGTGTTGTTTACGATGTGACGGAGGGCAAAAGGCATTACAGCAGCGATGCACCATATCATTACTTTGTGG gAAAGGATGGCTCTCGAGCTTTTATAACAGGAGACTTTCAAGATGAGAGTGAAGACAAGGACAATGTGCTAACTCTGTCCTGTAATGAGTTGTTTAACTTGATCAACTGGAAGAATAccttaaaagaaaaatatacatCTGTAG GTTTACTGATTGGCAGATTTTATGATGAACAGGGAAGAAAAAcagaatattcaaaattatttgaTGGCAAAATAGATGAGTGCAAAATAGAGAAGGAGATAGCTAAGAAGCAGGAGGGCAAGCTTCCGCCATGCAACATGGAGTGGACCTCCAGTGAAGGCACTCGGGTGTGGTGTACAAGGACTAG CGGTGGCATTTCAAGAGGTTGGGCTGGTCTGCCACGCCAGCTCTACAGCCCTGGGGGTCAACAGCCTCGCTGCGTCTGTGTAAACCCAGAGGATGACCACTCATCCACACTTTTGAAGACATATGACAACTGCCTAGAAACATCATCTTCATGTTATGTTAAAAATTAA
- the LOC134792930 gene encoding 3-oxoacyl-[acyl-carrier-protein] synthase, mitochondrial → MKLFPQLRKYATSNARRRVVVTGLGVVSPLGCGTKLAWNNLLKGHCGVVALQGEEYSKLPCKVAGLIPTQEGNDVTKALSKSNLRSMAPATCLALLATSEALKDAKWIPESDEDKENTGVALGMGMIDLKDVCDTNDALKLGYNKVSPFFVPRILPNMAAGHISIKYGLRGPNHAVSTACATGAHSVGDAFRFIRNGDADVMVCGGAESCISPLAIAGFCRLRALSTAFNDMPEQASRPFDKKRDGFVMGEGAAVLILEEYEHAVKRNAKMYAEILGYGLSGDASHITTPREDGTGAVLSMSRALRDSNIDKEQITYINAHATSTPVGDGIESTAIKALFQKHSTNISVSSTKGAHGHLLGAAGNLEAVFTVLTCHHGILPPTLNLDDAVDDLNYVSKVSKPWHAEKRIALKNSFGFGGTNATLCIAQL, encoded by the coding sequence ATGAAGCTTTTTCCCCAGTTAAGAAAATATGCAACTTCAAATGCACGAAGAAGAGTCGTGGTTACCGGTCTCGGCGTAGTTAGTCCACTAGGTTGTGGAACGAAATTAGCATGGAATAACCTTTTAAAAGGTCACTGTGGGGTAGTAGCTCTACAAGGGGAGGAATACTCTAAATTACCCTGTAAAGTTGCCGGTCTAATACCGACGCAAGAAGGTAATGATGTTACAAAGGCACTATCTAAATCCAATTTAAGATCTATGGCCCCGGCTACTTGTTTAGCTCTTTTAGCTACATCAGAAGCATTAAAAGATGCTAAATGGATACCAGAGTCTGATGAAGACAAGGAGAATACCGGTGTTGCCTTGGGGATGGGAATGATAGACTTGAAAGACGTTTGCGATACAAATGATGCTTTAAAATTAGGTTACAATAAAGTTAGCCCATTTTTTGTACCAAGAATATTACCTAATATGGCAGCAGGCCACATAAGTATAAAGTATGGGCTCAGAGGCCCGAACCATGCTGTTTCAACAGCTTGTGCAACGGGTGCTCATTCAGTAGGAGATGCTTTTCGGTTTATTAGGAATGGAGATGCTGATGTAATGGTGTGTGGAGGAGCAGAGTCCTGTATTAGTCCTCTAGCTATCGCTGGCTTCTGCAGATTACGAGCTCTCAGTACTGCCTTCAATGATATGCCAGAGCAAGCCTCAAGACCATTTGACAAAAAGAGAGATGGATTTGTAATGGGTGAAGGTGCTGCTGTATTAATCTTAGAAGAGTATGAACATGCTGTTAAGCGAAATGCTAAAATGTATGCAGAAATATTAGGCTATGGCTTATCAGGAGACGCTTCCCATATAACAACCCCTAGAGAGGATGGGACTGGAGCTGTGTTATCTATGAGTAGAGCTCTGCGAGACAGCAACATTGACAAAGAACAGATAACTTACATCAATGCTCATGCCACATCCACTCCTGTTGGTGATGGAATTGAATCTACAGCAATCAAAGCTCTATTCCAGAAGCACAGCACTAATATCTCTGTATCATCAACTAAGGGTGCTCACGGTCACTTGCTGGGGGCAGCAGGCAATCTGGAAGCCGTTTTTACTGTGCTCACTTGCCACCATGGAATATTACCTCCAACCTTGAACTTGGACGATGCTGTTGATGACTTAAATTATGTATCCAAGGTATCTAAACCTTGGCATGCAGAAAAGAGAATAGCCCTAAAAAATTCCTTTGGCTTTGGAGGCACCAATGCCACGCTCTGTATAGCTCAGTTATGA
- the LOC134792945 gene encoding uncharacterized protein LOC134792945 isoform X1, producing MDIPANEEIFVGGDFNGHVGRMNVGYERVHGGFGFGSRNVQGEALLQAAAAFDLAIANTWFQKRDEHLITYKSGKHTTQIDYFLVKRNKINCIKDIKIIPGEHLTSQHRLLVIDLNIKVHILKRKERLPPKIRWKMLEKYECAKKLKERVIDKMIEMKDMEGLNGNECWKEMANCIRRVAKDVLGESKGKGIIDKETWWWNEEVQEILKQKKQAFREWQKVKAGQETEEAIKRTKYMECKKMAKRAVAIARTTAQDKLYNSLNSPQGEKQLYRLAKARERTSRDVSYIKCVKDDAGRVLTKDEGIRERWKGYFERLMNEENDWSRVLDHKPINMGAVREIYMDEVRAAVRSMKNGKSVGPDDIPGEVWKLLREDGCKWLTLFFNKLLHEETIPDEWCDSLLVPIFKNKGDVQECNNYRGIKLMSHSMKIWEKVIERRLRHESDITQNQFGFMPGRGTTDAIFALRQLCEKYRRAKKNLHMVFVDLEKAYDRVPREVLWWALKEKSVPGKYVELIRSICWHHRQVQCHGRLAPGIGLKSLPLPAYYGRSVVGHTGGGTLVYAFR from the exons ATGGATATACCAGCAAATGAAGAGATTTTCGTGGGTGGAGATTTTAATGGACATGTGGGAAGAATGAATGTAGGGTATGAAAGAGTGCATGGGGGCTTTGGTTTTGGAAGCCGTAACGTGCAAGGTGAAGCACTGTTACAAGCAGCCGCCGCCTTTGACCTGGCAATTGCCAACACCTGGTTCCAAAAAAGAGATGAACACCTGATCACCTACAAAAGTGGTAAACACACGACGCAGATTGATTATTTCCTTGTTAAGCGAAATAAAATCAACTGTATCAAGGACATTAAAATCATACCAGGAGAACATCTTACTTCGCAGCATAGGCTGCTTGTAATCGATCTCAACATAAAAGTCCATATACTTAAAAGAAAAGAACGGCTTCCACCAAAGATACGATGGAAAATGCTAGAGAAGTATGAATGTGCCAAAAAACTCAAAGAACGGGTGATAGATAAAATGATAGAGATGAAAGATATGGAAGGATTGAATGGGAACGAATGTTGGAAAGAAATGGCAAACTGTATAAGGAGAGTAGCGAAAGATGTCTTGGGAGAATCGAAAGGCAAAGGCATCATAGACAAGGAAACTTGGTGGTGGAATGAGGAGGTGCAGGAAATACTAAAGCAAAAGAAACAAGCATTTAGAGAATGGCAAAAGGTTAAAGCTGGACAAGAAACTGAGGAGGCAATAAAAAGAACGAAGTATATGGAATGTAAGAAGATGGCAAAACGTGCAGTTGCTATAGCCAGAACAACAGCACAGGACAAATTGTATAACTCCTTAAATAGTCCTCAAGGCGAAAAGCAGCTGTACCGCCTTGCCAAAGCGAGAGAAAGGACTTCCCGTGATGTAtcttatataaaatgtgtgaaaGATGATGCAGGAAGGGTGCTAACGAAAGATGAAGGCATAAGAGAACGTTGGAAAGGCTACTTTGAAAGGTTGATGAATGAAGAGAATGATTGGAGTAGAGTACTGGATCATAAACCGATAAATATGGGTGCAGTGAGAGAAATATATATGGATGAAGTAAGAGCGGCTGTGAGAAGTATGAAAAATGGAAAATCAGTAGGACCAGATGATATACCAGGAGAAGTATGGAAGTTATTGCGTGAGGATGGATGTAAGTGGTTGACTTTGTTCTTCAATAAGTTGTTGCATGAAGAAACTATTCCCGACGAATGGTGCGACAGTTTGCTGGTGcccatttttaaaaacaaaggggATGTACAGGAATGCAACAACTATAGAGGAATAAAGCTCATGTCACATAGCATGAAAATATGGgaaaaagtgatagagagacgccTGAGACACGAGAGtgatataacacaaaaccaatttGGGTTTATGCCAGGGAGAGGTACAACAGACGCCATTTTTGCACTTCGCCAACTGTGCGAAAAATACAGACGTGCAAAAAAGAACTTGCATATGGTGTTTGTGGACCTTGAAAAGGCATACGATCGAGTACCCCGAGAGGTTTTGTGGTGGGCTTTGAAAGAGAAAAGCGTGCCTGGGAAGTATGTGGAGCTAATTCGGTCAAT CTGCTGGCACCACCGACAGGTTCAGTGTCACGGTAGGCTTGCACCAGGGATCGGCCTTAAGTCCTTACCTCTTCCTGCTTATTATGGACGCTCTGTCGTCGgacatacaggaggaggcaccCTGGTGTATGCTTTTCGCTGA
- the LOC134792945 gene encoding uncharacterized protein LOC134792945 isoform X2, with protein MDIPANEEIFVGGDFNGHVGRMNVGYERVHGGFGFGSRNVQGEALLQAAAAFDLAIANTWFQKRDEHLITYKSGKHTTQIDYFLVKRNKINCIKDIKIIPGEHLTSQHRLLVIDLNIKVHILKRKERLPPKIRWKMLEKYECAKKLKERVIDKMIEMKDMEGLNGNECWKEMANCIRRVAKDVLGESKGKGIIDKETWWWNEEVQEILKQKKQAFREWQKVKAGQETEEAIKRTKYMECKKMAKRAVAIARTTAQDKLYNSLNSPQGEKQLYRLAKARERTSRDVSYIKCVKDDAGRVLTKDEGIRERWKGYFERLMNEENDWSRVLDHKPINMGAVREIYMDEVRAAVRSMKNGKSVGPDDIPGEVWKLLREDGCKWLTLFFNKLLHEETIPDEWCDSLLVPIFKNKGDVQECNNYRGIKLMSHSMKIWEKVIERRLRHESDITQNQFGFMPGRGTTDAIFALRQLCEKYRRAKKNLHMVFVDLEKAYDRVPREVLWWALKEKSVPGKYRTQVNDEMTGEREVWKKKTCCADPK; from the exons ATGGATATACCAGCAAATGAAGAGATTTTCGTGGGTGGAGATTTTAATGGACATGTGGGAAGAATGAATGTAGGGTATGAAAGAGTGCATGGGGGCTTTGGTTTTGGAAGCCGTAACGTGCAAGGTGAAGCACTGTTACAAGCAGCCGCCGCCTTTGACCTGGCAATTGCCAACACCTGGTTCCAAAAAAGAGATGAACACCTGATCACCTACAAAAGTGGTAAACACACGACGCAGATTGATTATTTCCTTGTTAAGCGAAATAAAATCAACTGTATCAAGGACATTAAAATCATACCAGGAGAACATCTTACTTCGCAGCATAGGCTGCTTGTAATCGATCTCAACATAAAAGTCCATATACTTAAAAGAAAAGAACGGCTTCCACCAAAGATACGATGGAAAATGCTAGAGAAGTATGAATGTGCCAAAAAACTCAAAGAACGGGTGATAGATAAAATGATAGAGATGAAAGATATGGAAGGATTGAATGGGAACGAATGTTGGAAAGAAATGGCAAACTGTATAAGGAGAGTAGCGAAAGATGTCTTGGGAGAATCGAAAGGCAAAGGCATCATAGACAAGGAAACTTGGTGGTGGAATGAGGAGGTGCAGGAAATACTAAAGCAAAAGAAACAAGCATTTAGAGAATGGCAAAAGGTTAAAGCTGGACAAGAAACTGAGGAGGCAATAAAAAGAACGAAGTATATGGAATGTAAGAAGATGGCAAAACGTGCAGTTGCTATAGCCAGAACAACAGCACAGGACAAATTGTATAACTCCTTAAATAGTCCTCAAGGCGAAAAGCAGCTGTACCGCCTTGCCAAAGCGAGAGAAAGGACTTCCCGTGATGTAtcttatataaaatgtgtgaaaGATGATGCAGGAAGGGTGCTAACGAAAGATGAAGGCATAAGAGAACGTTGGAAAGGCTACTTTGAAAGGTTGATGAATGAAGAGAATGATTGGAGTAGAGTACTGGATCATAAACCGATAAATATGGGTGCAGTGAGAGAAATATATATGGATGAAGTAAGAGCGGCTGTGAGAAGTATGAAAAATGGAAAATCAGTAGGACCAGATGATATACCAGGAGAAGTATGGAAGTTATTGCGTGAGGATGGATGTAAGTGGTTGACTTTGTTCTTCAATAAGTTGTTGCATGAAGAAACTATTCCCGACGAATGGTGCGACAGTTTGCTGGTGcccatttttaaaaacaaaggggATGTACAGGAATGCAACAACTATAGAGGAATAAAGCTCATGTCACATAGCATGAAAATATGGgaaaaagtgatagagagacgccTGAGACACGAGAGtgatataacacaaaaccaatttGGGTTTATGCCAGGGAGAGGTACAACAGACGCCATTTTTGCACTTCGCCAACTGTGCGAAAAATACAGACGTGCAAAAAAGAACTTGCATATGGTGTTTGTGGACCTTGAAAAGGCATACGATCGAGTACCCCGAGAGGTTTTGTGGTGGGCTTTGAAAGAGAAAAGCGTGCCTGGGAAGTAT cgaacgcaagtgaatgatgagatgacgggcgagagagaggtatggaagaaaaagacatgctgcgccgaccccaaatga